From Azospirillum sp. TSA2s, a single genomic window includes:
- a CDS encoding DUF4326 domain-containing protein encodes MADATRTDTPRRIQRKRTKGWKMPDNTVSVTRPGEFGNPFSVSKVSNLTLGEAEWWVTAPGESILWRYRTKGEAIAASVKAFEGWLALPQQRRLRDRAAFALRGKHLACWCPVGSPCHGDVLLRLANAPAAQEGEKPNG; translated from the coding sequence ATGGCTGACGCAACGCGCACCGACACCCCCAGGCGCATCCAGCGCAAGCGCACCAAGGGGTGGAAGATGCCGGACAATACGGTCAGCGTGACGCGGCCGGGTGAGTTCGGCAACCCGTTCTCTGTGAGCAAAGTCAGCAATCTGACGCTTGGTGAGGCGGAATGGTGGGTGACGGCGCCGGGCGAGTCCATCCTCTGGCGCTATCGGACAAAAGGCGAGGCTATCGCCGCATCTGTCAAGGCGTTCGAGGGGTGGCTGGCGCTGCCGCAGCAAAGGCGCCTACGGGACCGGGCGGCATTCGCCTTGCGCGGAAAGCATCTCGCTTGCTGGTGTCCGGTCGGAAGCCCGTGCCACGGCGACGTTTTGCTCCGGCTGGCGAACGCGCCGGCCGCGCAGGAGGGGGAGAAGCCG